The segment TACAAGTTCTCTCCATAATATTCAggaaatattatatcatatggaTGACATACTTCTACATTCATgattcttgaattttttttttcttttgctcaatgtatttttaaaatttagctttACTGATCAGATAATCTTTTAAACTTAACAAAAGAATGTTGTTTGCAACAGGAACAGTTTACAGGGACGAGGAACAAAGGTAGCAGTAGTCCTGATTCAGAAGAACGCTCCCCTGCCCCCTGGGGAGGATATGGTGGCGGCGGAGCGAGCGGCCTCTCTGTGTAGTGCCTGTGATTTGTCTGCCAAGCAGCTGTATGTGTTACCCCACACCGACCACCTGATAGGCTACACCATCAGGTAATGGGCCATTAGATCAGCAACTATATCCTGCATAGAACAAAAAGTATCCATGCAGTGCTTTCTAAATGGTTTAATACAGTATACTTAATTTTGTAgctcagtaaaaaaaaatgctaattAAAAATAACctcttcaaaattaatttatatcattCAATTGTTTTCCAAtgattgttaaaagaaaaaaaatgatttttttatgtcCACACTAAAATGAATTGTTACATGAACTGTTTATTTCAATGCTTGTGATTATATGAAccaattttatgtatattttttgttgaagGCTAGAGAATGCATTTTATGAGCTCGCCCAGAGCTATTACCACGCAGAAGCTCGAAAAGTGAAATCTCACCGAGACTTCCTGAATAAGACTACGCACCAGCTCCTGTTTGTCAGACATCAGTTCAAAATCGCGTTCTTCAATGAGTTAAAACAGGACAGCCACACAGCCTTGAAGTAAGTCTGAGTGACTTATTTATGACAAATTATAGTTTATTATCTTCTGTAACCAACTTCAGGTTCATTGGGAAGGAACAGTTAGTTGCACTGTTGAAGTTGCAGTAGATTTTGAAGTTCATCTGTTTTTAAGCAGATGCAGATAccaatttttcttgttttcagACACTACAAACAGGCATACGGACATCTTCTGGACCTGAGGATGCATGACACAAACCTCCTGGAGATAAAGACCATCGCGGGCTTCATCAGTTACAAGGTACATGTAGCAAAATTATAAACCCAGAGGGTCTCTCTGGAGCAAGTACATAATCAGACAACACATTacatgatctctctctctctctctctctctctctctctctctctctctctctctctctctctctctctctctttctctctctctcctctctctctctctcatcagtTAAAAGGTACCACTTTTCCTCTTTCTTTCCCTCCTGTGCAATATGTTTCACACTGCACATAGATTAAGGGTAATCTAAACTTTAAAGCAATAATAACTCATTAAAATCATGTCATAATTACAGTAAactaaatactgtggaatcattaaatttcttgtggggccaattttcgtggatgacttgaattttacaggttcgtggggacgtaatttcgtgtactCTTATATAGGtatctacaaaaggaaatatgactttattaccctaatttatcaattcgtggaggatgttatttcgtggatgagaggtacccacgatttccacgaaaattgagccaccacgaaatctaatgattccacagtactggAATAATTTGCCCTTTATATGACTTTTCTGGTTACTTTGAGGATTGCTTACCCCTGGGATGCtaacttttgtttgttgttttggaCTACACAGATCTGCCGACTGTCTTTCCAACACACCGCTCCATTGGATGCTATAGCCCAGTTCAGGAAGCACATCGATTTCTTCAAGTCCCGAGTCGGATGTCCAGAGCTAGCTTTTGAACACAGTGCATGGATGTCTAAACAGTGAGTTCATTCACCTGCACTATGTGTAGTTTGTCTTTTGGTTGTTATAAGAAGTTAAAGATTTGTCCAGTGTTAAGATATCCAATTAAGATTTGATTAAGAAATCACTATCTGTTAATATTTAGATGCTTGTTTGTCTTGTCCCTATCTCTACATTTCTCAATCTGTTAGAAGTATCTTGCTCTGACACATGAGCCTTGCTTGCGACAGGTTCCAGGTGTTTGGGGATCTTTTTGATGAGGCCATTAAGCTAGGATTGACTGCCATTCAGACCCAGCACCCAGGGTTCTATTATCAGCAGGCTGCCAACCACTCCATCAGCCGGAAACAGCTCTGTCGCGGCCTCTGTAAGGTATGTGTTCAGCATCAGACTTACTCTAACAAGGAAACCTCACTCTGACGCAGGTATTACGTAATAATTTGAGATACTTATAATGTTGGTACCTTTAAATACATCTTAAATTCTGAAGACTTTATATTCAGAAagcaaaatttaatgaaagtatAATATTACTGGTAATGTATCATGAATTTTGCAAGGAAAACATCTTGATGACAAGTTCCTTTTTGTGGATTACTTATTAAGTTGGTGACCTGTATTTCAGCCTCTGACACAGGTGTTTCAGCCTGACCCTTTGGAAAGCCTCAATCACCTGGACTTCTACGGCCAGAGACCGTGGAGGCAGGGACACCAGAGTAAGAAACTCAACAATATTATTGGCTCCTCTGCTTTTGATTATGGAGACTTAACCTTTCAACATCTGCTACCTCCGTTCCAGTTGATTGAGTTATTGCATTGTTGTTCTAATATGACATTTTCTAAAAGATTATAAACTTGGTACAAATGTAATGGCTTGAGACTTTATGTAGTTTTGTCCGATACATATATCAATAAGAGGAACACATCAAGGTCACCAGTATCAGGGAGAATTCACCaaccaaagttttttttatctttttcataAATGGGTATTGCTGTGATATTTTTGTTAACCATGGTGGCTCGGTGTTTGTGGATTTTGTAGAAACAACTTATGCTCAATCTTACATCATCATTAACTTGGTATTGACATTTGTTTGTGAAGAATCTATTTCTTACCAGACCACAATATTATATTAGCCCTCACAAAAAAAcgtaaaaatgattccacatgAATGACTGTAAACAACTTATTCAGGGTGTTTTCCCATTGTCCTCTGTAGGCATTGAACCTCCAGATGTGCAGCGGGAGAAGGAAGGTATAATGGCGCTACAGAGTCTAGAGGTGACCGTCGACCATTCGGTGAGTGTGCAGTCGGGCGTGACCAGAGTTCTGTACATGTTTCGTTTCTAGTACAAGGCTGTACATTCATGTATATCTGTCTGATTTCAGTGGCTGATCATTCCCTTACTCAGCAGTGCAGTCGCTCAGTTCAAGAAGTACAAATCCCCTCGCATGAAGCGCTTCCTGAGtgagtagtacatgtattacagacCATTTATTAATAAGATTTATTCTCTATGATATAACATGTaactttttgattttaagatgtacatgtaaacatcaTACATCAGTCTTTAGGTTGAAATGGATTTTCTTGTACATGTGTAATCAATTGTTGTCTTATTGTTATCTGATTTCAATAGTTAGTTCTTACACTGTGTTTTCTGgtttcatttgttatttttacaatactgtggtttcagTGGTTAGTTCTTACTCTATGTTTTCTGGTTTCAGTGGTCAGTTCTTTCACTATGTTTTCTGGTTTCACTGGTTAGTTTATACACTATGTTTTCTGCTTTCAGTGGTCAGTTCTTTCACTATGTTTTCTGGTTTCACTGGTTAGTTTATACACTATGTTTTCTGGTTTCAGTGGTTAGTTTTTACTCTATGTTTTCTGGTTTCAGTGGTTCAGATGGGAGAGGAATACTACCACGCGAAAGACTACAACAAGGCGCTCATGTAAGTCAAGACAAACAACCCTTACAAATGAATTACATAAATTTTACAGgaaagaccccccccccattgcaTTCTTGTACAACCAGTGACAGTTAAACAGACTGAGATACTTTATGCAAAGCAAGCTTTTGTTACAGAGTCAGTCTAAACACAAGAATCCATACATCTGTGATATACTCTATCTGACACACTTGGTCTTTATTATAGGTTGTTAAACAAAGTGACCTGGGACTACCGCGGTGAGCGATGGTGGCCACTGTTGACCTCAATTCTAGACATCTCCCTGAAGTGTGCCTATCTGACGGCCAAGGTCCAGGAGTACGTGTCTGCCTGCCTAGAGCTGGCCGGTCCCTGTATCCTTCTGTCAGTCAGCAAACACATGTAGaagtaaataaaagtaaaacatccTCAGATATTGCAATACATGTAGAGACCGCTTGGAATTGTACAAGGTTTGATAAtattacgtacatgtatattactgaTTGGATTATTTATTTGGATTGAATGTCCTTGACCTCTGACTAGATGTCAAACTGaacaatgaagaaaaaacaaGAATCCAGATGAACCTGACCAGGATAATGAGTGTAAGATCAGCAGCCTGGGGTCAATTAAATTCTTTATATGACATTGTCCATATGTTTAATCAGAATTTCCTCTGTCCCGATAGAACGACCAGCCTGAGCCCGAGCCTGGACTGGAGCCGAGCTGTGTAGAGAACGCCCGACTTCTGTGGCAGACATCCCTTGAGTCTCCTTGTGTGTTCACCATGGACGTACAAAACTTTGTTCCCTTCGGTAGGACTTCTAAATAGTTCTCCAAACAAATTAATccatcaattaaataaaaacatgtctGTCAAGGATATGTTGTGTTGTAACTGAGGATGTATTTCTTTAACTGTTAATGCTGGCACTTGTTTTTAGTGGAGTACAAAGCCATGTTTTCATCAGAGACATGTGGAGCCGACCAGGAAGTGGAGCTTCAAGTCTACATCAGGTATATTTACTTACAACTCTTTTTTAGTCTTTATCAGGTACTTAAATGCAACTTTATGGAAACATTTAGATTTATAATGATTCAATTTTTGTTAACATCCTCAGCAAATTGTGGAACACTgtcattattctttatttcataaTCTTTACAACAtgtatatcaagaaaaaaattaacaatccCAAAATTTGGACCcttgaattgaaattatttCAAAGCATTAGTCTATACACAGCATTTATGATATCATCATCAGATAATTTTTCCAAATAGCTATCAGGAATAAAAGTATACCATATAAAAACTTTTCCAAAATATTGATGTTCTGATTTTTTCAATTCCAGGGTGAACTGCCAGTTTCCCATCAGGTTCTCTAAGCTCTCTGTGCAGTTAAACAACGCGATCTACAATGACTACTGCCGGGTGACGGACGGACACGGAATCTCGGCGGCCTCCGACGGTGACTTCACCGACAAAGACTTGTACCTTGTCCCTGGGAAAACCAAGCTCTACACATTCACGTTTCTACCTGTCAAGGACGACATCAATTCTCAAATTGAGGTGATGACGCACTTAACCCAGGATGTCATGATTTTCTTAAGACTAGCATATACCATCAAGCATTTTGTGTGCTACCCTTACAGGGGAGAAATGTAGTTAGATTGTAGTATAAATTGCATTCATGATACACTCTGACAATGGATGTGATATTTGTAGGTAACCTCTATGGTGTTGGAGCTGGGGTCAGAGACGGGCCGTTGTGCCCTGCTGAGGTGGATGGGAGGGGGTGGAGACGCCCTACTCACCCCCTTTATCTCTCCACAGGTGATTGGTAAACCCCAGATAAAGCATGGTGAGATACAATGGAACAGTGTTGGCGTCCGACCCAAAACCAAGTAAGTTCTGACAAATCAGAGAATCTTTCTGTATTGTATGTAGATTTGATTTTGCCTTGTTTGTAGATTTTCGTTGTCTAAATGATCGTCAATTTTTGGTTTCTTTTATTAGAATTTCTAACTTAACTTCAGCAAAGAGTACCATTGTgtctttgattattaattaatttggtGATCATTCATACCTGTACCTGTGTTTAAAGCTGAGTTCAAAACAGAGAAAGCTGAGGTACACGACCAAGTTCTGTATAGTAGTGTCCTGTACATGATGTGTGTATTGCAGGGTCCTGCCAAGGACAGCGAAggttgaccttgacctttgtcaTCAACCGCC is part of the Magallana gigas chromosome 3, xbMagGiga1.1, whole genome shotgun sequence genome and harbors:
- the LOC105333866 gene encoding trafficking protein particle complex subunit 11 isoform X1, which translates into the protein MSWASELPVELQRRPTGLVGLTGLDVTYNAIHKLIWDSFYNNRRSDRVPLQFKVFAGDHEYPKCRTNKRQSYEWYIPKGILKSGWMNKHLTMVPAVVVVFFDLDWDEPLWKEKQMECATRVEIVRNSLQGRGTKVAVVLIQKNAPLPPGEDMVAAERAASLCSACDLSAKQLYVLPHTDHLIGYTIRLENAFYELAQSYYHAEARKVKSHRDFLNKTTHQLLFVRHQFKIAFFNELKQDSHTALKHYKQAYGHLLDLRMHDTNLLEIKTIAGFISYKICRLSFQHTAPLDAIAQFRKHIDFFKSRVGCPELAFEHSAWMSKQFQVFGDLFDEAIKLGLTAIQTQHPGFYYQQAANHSISRKQLCRGLCKPLTQVFQPDPLESLNHLDFYGQRPWRQGHQSIEPPDVQREKEGIMALQSLEVTVDHSWLIIPLLSSAVAQFKKYKSPRMKRFLMVQMGEEYYHAKDYNKALMLLNKVTWDYRGERWWPLLTSILDISLKCAYLTAKVQEYVSACLELAGPYVKLNNEEKTRIQMNLTRIMSNDQPEPEPGLEPSCVENARLLWQTSLESPCVFTMDVQNFVPFVEYKAMFSSETCGADQEVELQVYIRVNCQFPIRFSKLSVQLNNAIYNDYCRVTDGHGISAASDGDFTDKDLYLVPGKTKLYTFTFLPVKDDINSQIEVTSMVLELGSETGRCALLRWMGGGGDALLTPFISPQVIGKPQIKHGEIQWNSVGVRPKTKVLPRTAKVDLDLCHQPPCLLNEFYFLSLTVNNKEDVDISNVRLSFGVKEDSSTNMADQLIQVCLDTPNLGDKTVNRISDIDVGTIPKGGQCTKKLYIKNLHTGTRIVFFKVEYEVSIPSRQGTMTCSCQKEEELSLNTVNPFEVSVKLLSMKFEALDMVQIHEPFLLSPELNCTSPWTIQMSASRLRLATNVCHVDKDVTSQLQGVSLNKSECASECFCLRTINPAPTAVSLGTYAVSWRRKTDEDIPYVDTIFPLPSVDTEFIPLSVDLRLPAFGGVKSLLPLSYIFQNRTPYPQELEVAMDTNDCFMFSGNKQFHFRVLPGVPYELKYNLFPLVAGHVNLPKLNFTLIGYPDPIDPVLQKMLPTHIFIKPCGKVLSQGT
- the LOC105333866 gene encoding trafficking protein particle complex subunit 11 isoform X2; this encodes MSWASELPVELQRRPTGLVGLTGLDVTYNAIHKLIWDSFYNNRRSDRVPLQFKVFAGDHEYPKCRTNKRQSYEWYIPKGILKSGWMNKHLTMVPAVVVVFFDLDWDEPLWKEKQMECATRVEIVRNSLQGRGTKVAVVLIQKNAPLPPGEDMVAAERAASLCSACDLSAKQLYVLPHTDHLIGYTIRLENAFYELAQSYYHAEARKVKSHRDFLNKTTHQLLFVRHQFKIAFFNELKQDSHTALKHYKQAYGHLLDLRMHDTNLLEIKTIAGFISYKICRLSFQHTAPLDAIAQFRKHIDFFKSRVGCPELAFEHSAWMSKQFQVFGDLFDEAIKLGLTAIQTQHPGFYYQQAANHSISRKQLCRGLCKPLTQVFQPDPLESLNHLDFYGQRPWRQGHQSIEPPDVQREKEGIMALQSLEVTVDHSWLIIPLLSSAVAQFKKYKSPRMKRFLMVQMGEEYYHAKDYNKALMLLNKVTWDYRGERWWPLLTSILDISLKCAYLTAKVQEYVSACLELAGPYVKLNNEEKTRIQMNLTRIMSNDQPEPEPGLEPSCVENARLLWQTSLESPCVFTMDVQNFVPFVEYKAMFSSETCGADQEVELQVYIRVNCQFPIRFSKLSVQLNNAIYNDYCRVTDGHGISAASDGDFTDKDLYLVPGKTKLYTFTFLPVKDDINSQIEVTSMVLELGSETGRCALLRWMGGGGDALLTPFISPQVIGKPQIKHGEIQWNSVGVRPKTKVLPRTAKVDLDLCHQPPCLLNEFYFLSLTVNNKEDVDISNVRLSFGVKEDSSTNMADQLIQVCLDTPNLGDKTVNRISDIDVGTIPKGGQCTKKLYIKNLHTGTRIVFFKVEYEVSIPSRQGTMTCSCQKEEELSLNTVNPFEVSVKLLSMKFEALDMVQIHEPFLLSPELNCTSPWTIQMSASRLRLATNVCHVDKDVTSQLQGVSLNKSECASECFCLRTINPAPTAVSLGTYAVSWRR